A single window of Vigna radiata var. radiata cultivar VC1973A chromosome 4, Vradiata_ver6, whole genome shotgun sequence DNA harbors:
- the LOC106758080 gene encoding uncharacterized protein LOC106758080, with product MFGNYHNVFCLPLLVPDQMHFSLLSKSSFLHSPSHTPNKQSNKHFHTTEQRGTHSTFPSMADSTSYTKPHFPLSRIQPKPTNQGKSCSGFIVKALFLALFIILLPLFPSQAPDFVSQTILNKFWELLHLLFIGIAVTYGLFSRRNSELDTHVEIETTLSCADDNATAPSYVSKVFPVSTIFDDGYENENANENPCGVDEKRMMHCWNPQYFDGGAGVVSSNGGGTVGVFDEQYKTHLPISEDGFGYSSVGCDGNATNVVQAWNSEYYHSEPVVVVAQPNYNTGECGEVVDYKPLGLPIRSLRSVARDVDSPKYANESDSSSGSRGSSRASDKSGDKEFGDLGPSNLDKQFSDSAAGGGSASPIPWRSRNRRMDREKIYGNVTRHAHFRPLSVDKTKFETPSFSSHNMYSSLDSISTDNIHAQEEEMRQLDASYVSASEKKNFQQEDVGQMKTSFVSVSEIMNFLDEDVGTRKASYGPTSENTSFQNIDLGKKIFHGSSSKNRRIGIKGKYGAASFPSHFRPMSVDEAQFDSLGSKSFQSVRPFSSHTRIYSSLDSISSDMDFQEEDMGQKTSRMHTTENMNFEEEDMGQKKTSYLQASENVNFQVEDMEQKQTSYVLASENMNFQEVDLGEKNFQMSSRNGMLESKGKYVADSRPSHLRPVSVDETQLELLSSRSFQSMGSFSSQSSLSSSLDSVLSENMNLEKEDLGEKKSSHGSSSSSPSPLAKRNSEASLQAFQAQGYTNGSSLPDHIKNSLNDDLRSLNEIGGEDPPSNKESGIHAMQSDTEKSPSLVKAPSRGKSVRTRRSSGLISGTMRIGETSSKQSDEKVEKNVNNVESVLKRDKMKSGEPDLPLKGVSKKTLDFYCPKPEIKISNHRTRDKLEETKNLPKQDPDIELENIRMSSDESGVPEFVNDSDLDSEVDKKASEFIAKFKAQIRLQKMGSIDRAKEQKTIGNKMIR from the coding sequence ATGTTTGGAAATTACCATAATGTTTTTTGTCTTCCCTTGTTAGTGCCAGACCAGATGCACTTTTCCTTGTTATCAAAGTCTTCCTTTCTTCATTCCCCATCTCACACACCCAACAAACAATCAAACAAACACTTTCACACCACAGAGCAAAGGGGCACTCACTCTACTTTCCCATCAATGGCGGATTCAACCTCTTACACCAAACCCCATTTCCCACTTTCACGGATCCAACCAAAACCCACCAACCAAGGTAAGTCCTGCTCAGGTTTCATCGTCAAAGCTCTCTTCTTGGCTCTGTTTATCATCCTTCTCCCACTTTTTCCCTCTCAAGCCCCTGACTTTGTGAGCCAAACCATACTCAACAAGTTCTGGGAGCTTCTCCACCTTCTCTTCATTGGCATTGCTGTGACTTATGGTTTGTTTAGTAGAAGAAATTCAGAACTTGACACACATGTAGAAATAGAAACCACTCTTTCTTGTGCTGACGATAATGCCACTGCACCTAGTTATGTGTCCAAAGTGTTTCCTGTTTCCACTATTTTTGATGATGggtatgaaaatgaaaatgctaaTGAAAATCCATGTGGGGTTGATGAGAAGAGGATGATGCATTGTTGGAATCCTCAGTACTTTGATGGGGGGGCTGGGGTTGTAAGCTCCAACGGGGGTGGTACTGTTGGTGTTTTTGATGAACAGTACAAAACCCATTTGCCAATTTCTGAAGATGGTTTTGGTTATTCTTCTGTTGGATGTGATGGGAACGCAACCAATGTAGTTCAAGCTTGGAATTCTGAGTACTATCATAGTGAGCCAGTGGTGGTTGTGGCTCAACCAAACTACAACACTGGAGAGTGTGGTGAGGTTGTTGATTATAAACCTCTAGGGCTACCGATTCGCAGTTTAAGATCGGTTGCAAGAGATGTAGATAGTCCTAAATATGCCAATGAAAGTGACTCCAGTTCAGGTTCAAGGGGCTCTTCCAGGGCCTCCGATAAGAGCGGAGATAAGGAATTTGGGGATCTGGGACCTTCCAATTTGGATAAACAATTTAGTGATAGTGCTGCTGGTGGTGGATCAGCTTCCCCAATTCCATGGCGTTCAAGGAATAGAAGGATGGATAGAGAGAAGATATATGGCAATGTTACACGTCATGCACATTTTAGGCCTCTTTCTGTCgataaaactaaatttgaaaCACCATCTTTCTCTTCCCACAATATGTATTCTTCCTTGGATTCGATTTCAACAGATAATATACACGCTCAAGAGGAAGAAATGAGGCAACTGGATGCTTCCTATGTGTCTGCCTCAGAAAAGAAGAATTTTCAACAGGAAGACGTGGGGCAAATGAAAACTTCCTTTGTGTCTGTTTCAGAAATCATGAACTTCCTAGATGAAGATGTGGGTACAAGGAAGGCTTCCTACGGTCCTACTTCTGAAAATACAAGTTTTCAGAACATAGATCTGGGGAAGAAGATTTTCCATGGGTCTTCATCAAAAAATAGAAGGATAGGAATTAAAGGAAAATATGGTGCTGCATCTTTTCCTTCGCATTTCAGGCCAATGTCTGTTGATGAAGCTCAATTTGACTCACTTGGTTCAAAATCTTTCCAGTCTGTGAGACCCTTCTCTTCACACACAAGAATTTATTCTTCCTTGGATTCAATTTCGTCAGACATGGACTTCCAAGAGGAAGACATGGGGCAGAAGACTTCCCGTATGCATACTactgaaaatatgaattttgaGGAGGAAGACATGGGACAAAAGAAGACCTCCTATTTGCAAGCTTCAGAAAATGTGAATTTCCAAGTGGAAGATATGGAACAAAAGCAGACTTCCTACGTGCTTGCTTCagaaaatatgaattttcaAGAGGTGGATTTGGGAGAGAAGAATTTCCAGATGTCTTCTAGAAATGGCATGTTGGAATCTAAGGGAAAATATGTTGCTGATTCCCGTCCTTCACATTTAAGGCCAGTGTCGGTTGATGAAACTCAACTTGAATTGCTCAGCTCACGGTCTTTCCAGTCTATGGGATCTTTCTCATCACAGTCAAGTTTATCTTCTTCCCTGGATTCTGTTTTATCAGAGAATATGAACTTGGAGAAGGAAGATTTAGGGGAAAAGAAGAGCTCACATGGATCTTCTTCTAGTTCACCATCACCTCTGGCAAAAAGGAATAGTGAAGCTTCATTGCAAGCATTTCAAGCACAAGGTTATACTAATGGTTCCTCACTCCCAGATCACATAAAGAACAGTTTGAATGATGACTTGAGAAGTTTAAATGAGATTGGCGGTGAGGATCCCCCAAGCAATAAAGAGTCGGGGATTCATGCTATGCAATCAGACACAGAAAAATCTCCAAGCCTAGTGAAAGCTCCATCAAGGGGAAAATCAGTGAGAACAAGGAGAAGCAGCGGACTGATTTCAGGGACAATGAGAATAGGAGAAACATCTAGCAAGCAAAGTGATGAAAAGGTTGAAAAGAATGTTAACAATGTAGAGTCAGTATTGAAAAGGgataaaatgaaaagtggagaACCAGATCTTCCATTGAAAGGAGTCAGTAAGAAAACTCTGGATTTTTATTGTCCTAAGCCTGAGATTAAAATTTCCAATCATCGAACAAGAGATAAGCTAGAAGAAACCAAGAATTTGCCAAAGCAAGACCCAGATATCGAGCTTGAAAATATTCGGATGAGCTCAGATGAAAGTGGGGTACCTGAATTTGTCAATGATTCAGATCTGGATTCTGAAGTAGATAAGAAAGCCAGTGAATTTATAGCTAAGTTCAAAGCTCAAATCAGGCTTCAGAAAATGGGATCTATTGATAGAGCAAAAGAGCAAAAGACCATTGGAAACAAGATGATTAGGTGA
- the LOC106758928 gene encoding homeobox-leucine zipper protein HAT3 isoform X2, producing MAEKDDVGLSLSLSLGVNQHSFKVNNMHHPQQQQQLQHQPQPVPINHNKTLFADLFQLPDRSSDVIRVIDVKSTVECEEDNGISSPNSAVSSVSGSKRSERDDDNAALVASGERTSCSRGSDDDDGGGGDCEGGRKKLRLTKEQSMVLEETFKEHNTLNPKRKQALAEELNLKPRQVEVWFQNRRARLPMENYKT from the exons ATGGCTGAAAAAGATGATGTTGGGTTGAGTTTGAGTTTGAGTTTGGGAGTGAATCAACACTCTTTCAAGGTGAATAACATGCACCAccctcaacaacaacaacaactgcaGCATCAACCCCAACCTGTTCCCATAAATCACAACAAAACTCTCTTTGCTGATTTGTTTCAGTTACCAG ATCGGAGCTCCGATGTGATACGAGTAATCGACGTGAAATCGACGGTGGAATGTGAGGAAGACAACGGCATTTCGTCGCCGAACAGCGCCGTGTCAAGCGTCAGCGGCAGCAAGCGGAGCGAGAGGGACGACGATAATGCTGCTTTGGTGGCCTCTGGAGAGAGGACGTCGTGCTCGCGGGGGAGCGATGACGATGATGGTGGCGGCGGAGACTGCGAAGGCGGGAGGAAGAAACTGAGGCTCACGAAAGAACAGTCCATGGTGTTGGAAGAAACCTTCAAGGAGCATAACACACTGAATCCG aaACGAAAACAAGCTTTGGCAGAGGAGTTGAATCTGAAGCCAAGACAAGTAGAAGTGTGGTTTCAGAACAGAAGGGCAAG GTTGCCAATGGAAAACTACAAGACATGA
- the LOC106758924 gene encoding AAA-ATPase ASD, mitochondrial: protein MGSEWSLLGSFTATIMIAYTVFDKFIPNHIRSYVQIYAHKLIGFLSPYIQITFPEFSGERLTHSELFTAIQTYLVQNSSQRARKLKAEPAADSNSPFLLSMDDNEEITEIFQGVKLWWGSHKSMIKTQSFSFYPSSDEKRFYTLTFHKRHRDLVSTTYIPHVLEQGKSLKLKNRQLKLFTNNSYTGWGGYRKSKWSHVVFEHPARFETLAMEKAAKEEIIDDLLTFKNGKEYYDKIGKAWKRGYLLYGPPGTGKSTMIAAMANFLYYDVYDLELTAVKDNTQLRSLLIETTSKSIIVIEDIDCSIDLTGKRVVKKEKEKSEDAKDPVKKAEEEDNKESKVTLSGLLNCIDGIWSGCAGERIIIFTTNHVDKLDPALIRSGRMDKKIELSYCCYEAFKVLAKNYLDVDYHGLFCVVEGLLKETKMTPADVAENMMPKSKRDDVETCLKKLIESLKKAKKKAEEEAQKKAEEEEARLKKEEKEKEQEKLAEVKSDEKAGKEVKENGSVH, encoded by the coding sequence ATGGGTTCAGAGTGGTCTCTGTTAGGGTCATTCACTGCAACAATTATGATAGCATACACTGTGTTTGACAAGTTCATCCCAAACCATATCCGTTCTTATGTACAAATATACGCTCACAAACTAATAggttttctttctccttacATCCAAATCACCTTCCCTGAATTCTCAGGTGAACGTCTCACACACAGTGAGCTTTTCACTGCCATCCAAACTTACCTCGTTCAAAACTCTTCTCAACGTGCCAGAAAACTCAAAGCTGAGCCTGCCGCCGACAGCAACAGCCCCTTTCTTCTTTCCATGGACGACAACGAAGAAATCACAGAGATTTTCCAAGGGGTGAAGCTCTGGTGGGGTTCTCACAAAAGCATGATCAAAACACAGTCCTTTTCGTTTTACCCTAGTTCTGATGAGAAGAGGTTCTACACCCTCACCTTTCACAAGCGCCACAGAGACCTCGTTTCAACCACTTACATCCCCCACGTGTTGGAACAAGGTAAATCGCTCAAACTGAAGAATCGGCAACTCAAGCTGTTCACCAACAATTCTTACACCGGTTGGGGAGGGTATAGAAAATCGAAGTGGAGCCACGTTGTGTTTGAGCACCCTGCGAGGTTTGAAACCCTTGCTATGGAGAAAGCGGCGAAGGAAGAGATCATAGATGATCTTCTGACCTTCAAGAATGGAAAGGAGTATTATGACAAGATAGGGAAGGCTTGGAAGCGTGGTTATTTGCTGTATGGCCCTCCGGGGACCGGAAAATCTACCATGATTGCTGCTATGGctaattttttatactatgATGTTTATGATCTTGAGTTGACAGCAGTGAAGGATAACACACAGTTAAGGTCACTGCTGATTGAGACAACGAGTAAGTCTATTATTGTGATTGAAGACATCGATTGCTCTATTGATCTTACTGGGAAGAGGGTGGTgaaaaaggagaaggaaaaaagtGAGGATGCGAAGGATCCTGTTAAGAAGGCCGAGGAAGAAGATAACAAAGAGAGTAAGGTGACTTTGTCGGGTTTGTTGAATTGCATTGATGGGATTTGGTCAGGTTGTGCAGGAGAGAGGATCATTATTTTTACTACAAACCATGTGGACAAGCTTGATCCTGCTCTGATTAGAAGTGGAAGAATGGACAAGAAAATAGAGCTGTCTTATTGTTGTTATGAGGCTTTTAAGGTTCTTGCCAAGAATTATTTGGATGTTGATTATCATGgtttgttttgtgttgttgaGGGGTTGCTGAAAGAGACCAAGATGACACCTGCTGATGTTGCTGAGAACATGATGCCTAAGTCCAAGAGGGATGATGTGGAGACATGTTTGAAGAAGTTGATTGAATCTCTTAAGAAGGCAAAGAAGAAGGCTGAGGAAGAAGCACAAAAGAAGGCTGAGGAAGAAGAAGCTAGGttgaagaaggaggagaaggaaaagGAGCAGGAGAAGCTAGCAGAAGTAAAGAGTGACGAGAAAGCTGGGAAAGAGGTGAAGGAGAATGGATCTGTCCATTGA
- the LOC106758928 gene encoding homeobox-leucine zipper protein HAT3 isoform X1: MAEKDDVGLSLSLSLGVNQHSFKVNNMHHPQQQQQLQHQPQPVPINHNKTLFADLFQLPDRSSDVIRVIDVKSTVECEEDNGISSPNSAVSSVSGSKRSERDDDNAALVASGERTSCSRGSDDDDGGGGDCEGGRKKLRLTKEQSMVLEETFKEHNTLNPKRKQALAEELNLKPRQVEVWFQNRRARTKLKQTEVDCEYLKRCCENLTEDNRRLQKEVQELRALKSSPQMYMHMNPPTTLTMCPSCERGHSSSTSSPAAAVHPAVVPPTPRKLFGANIRRPVAVNTWPFDGSIPRP; the protein is encoded by the exons ATGGCTGAAAAAGATGATGTTGGGTTGAGTTTGAGTTTGAGTTTGGGAGTGAATCAACACTCTTTCAAGGTGAATAACATGCACCAccctcaacaacaacaacaactgcaGCATCAACCCCAACCTGTTCCCATAAATCACAACAAAACTCTCTTTGCTGATTTGTTTCAGTTACCAG ATCGGAGCTCCGATGTGATACGAGTAATCGACGTGAAATCGACGGTGGAATGTGAGGAAGACAACGGCATTTCGTCGCCGAACAGCGCCGTGTCAAGCGTCAGCGGCAGCAAGCGGAGCGAGAGGGACGACGATAATGCTGCTTTGGTGGCCTCTGGAGAGAGGACGTCGTGCTCGCGGGGGAGCGATGACGATGATGGTGGCGGCGGAGACTGCGAAGGCGGGAGGAAGAAACTGAGGCTCACGAAAGAACAGTCCATGGTGTTGGAAGAAACCTTCAAGGAGCATAACACACTGAATCCG aaACGAAAACAAGCTTTGGCAGAGGAGTTGAATCTGAAGCCAAGACAAGTAGAAGTGTGGTTTCAGAACAGAAGGGCAAG AACCAAGTTGAAGCAAACTGAAGTGGATTGTGAATACTTGAAGAGATGTTGTGAGAATTTAACTGAAGACAATAGAAGGTTGCAGAAGGAGGTCCAAGAGCTTAGGGCATTGAAATCATCCCCACAAATGTACATGCACATGAACCCTCCCACCACTCTCACAATGTGCCCGTCTTGTGAGCGTGGTCACTCGTCTTCAACCTCCTCTCCTGCCGCCGCTGTCCACCCGGCGGTGGTGCCGCCGACTCCTCGCAAATTGTTTGGGGCAAACATCCGGCGGCCGGTGGCCGTCAACACTTGGCCGTTTGATGGGTCAATTCCTCGACCATAA
- the LOC106758124 gene encoding putative uncharacterized protein DDB_G0270496 translates to MAAKKSRKRGKSESDSDDYNNVEYEEVEHDYDDDGEEEDFDDDSGEEEEDGHKVTDDEDDGTREHSEWKNDEMEQLEKEYRDLHHQELDTLKNLKHHKDEDLLKGQAVKNQKALWYKVLELRFLLQKPFSNSNRLPQEPIKSSFCEADEAVKVAYSDLVNSSKETLDSILELQEALSARNPSITQATVGSEEISTDLDVSKHLNDSVDQEWSQISQMHKSIAGFRDKSINKWQRMTQVTTGAAAIKGKLHAFNQDISNQVSAYMRDPSRMIKQMQLRRSAVNVFGHFAEDDDKPKDAETPTDGDPELLDDSEFYQQLLKEFFETVDPSSSEKAFYALKRMQPKKRKIVDRRASKSRKIRYNVHEKIVNFMAPLPANIPPTAPKLFENLFGLRTRRSSAAAS, encoded by the exons ATGGCTGCCAAAAAATCtcgaaaaagaggaaaaagtgaGAGTGATTCAGATGATTACAATAACGTGGAGTATGAAGAG GTGGAGCATGATTATGACGACGATGGTGAGGAGGaggattttgatgatgacagtggagaggaggaggaggatgggCACAAGGTAAcagatgatgaggatgatgggACAAGAGAGCATAGTGAATGGAAGAATGATGAGATGGAACAGCTTGAGAAAGAATATAGAGATCTTCATCATCAGGAGTT AGATACTTTGAAGAACTTGAAGCATCATAAGGATGAAGATCTTCTCAAGGGTCAAGCTGTGAAAAACCAGAAG GCTCTATGGTACAAAGTTCTTGAGCTTAGGTTCTTACTTCAGAAGCCATTCTCAAATTCAAATAGGTTACCACAG GAACCAATCAAGTCTTCTTTCTGTGAAGCAGATGAGGCAGTTAAAGTAGCGTATTCAGATCTGGTGAATTCATCCAAAGAGACTTTAGATTCTATATTGGAACTGCAAGAG GCTCTGTCTGCTAGGAACCCATCAATTACCCAAGCCACAGTTG GTTCAGAAGAGATATCAACAGATTTAGATGTTTCTAAGCATTTGAATGACAGTGTCGATCAGGAATGGTCACAAATTTCACAGATGCACAAGAG CATAGCAGGTTTCAGAGACAAGTCAATCAACAAATGGCAGCGAATGACCCAAGTAACAACTGGAGCTGCTGCCATCAAGGGAAAATTGCATGCTTTTAATCAG GATATTAGCAATCAAGTCTCTGCTTATATGAGAGATCCCAGTAGAATGATCAAGCAGATGCAGCTGAGAAGATCAGCTGTGAATGTATTTGGACAT TTTGCAGAGGATGACGATAAACCTAAAGATGCG GAGACACCTACTGATGGTGACCCCGAACTTCTGGATGACTCTGAATTTTACCAGCAATTATTGAAAGAATTTTTTGAGACAGTTGATCCTTCATCTTCTG AAAAAGCATTTTATGCTTTGAAGAGAATGCAacccaagaaaagaaaaattgtcgATCGTCGTGCATCCAAAAGTCGCAAGATAAG GTATAATGTTCATGAAAAGATAGTAAATTTTATGGCCCCACTACCTGCCAATATTCCTCCTACTGCTCCAAAGTTATTCGAAAATCTGTTTGGATTGAGGACTCGAAGATCATCTGCTGCAGCCTCATAA